One Microvirga lotononidis genomic window carries:
- a CDS encoding type II toxin-antitoxin system VapB family antitoxin yields MPLQIRDPRAHDLAAELAGRMQRKLGKARKVTLTDAVIQALEDALNRDEAATPVLDRVRALQERLSAFPKTGEVADKAFMDDLSGEH; encoded by the coding sequence ATGCCGCTACAGATCAGAGATCCCCGCGCCCACGATCTTGCCGCCGAGCTTGCGGGGCGCATGCAACGCAAGCTCGGGAAGGCGCGCAAGGTCACGCTGACAGATGCCGTCATCCAGGCTCTTGAGGATGCCCTGAACCGCGACGAGGCGGCCACGCCGGTCCTCGATCGAGTGCGTGCGTTGCAGGAGCGTTTGAGCGCCTTCCCGAAAACCGGCGAGGTCGCCGACAAGGCATTCATGGACGACCTGAGCGGGGAACACTGA
- a CDS encoding DUF2958 domain-containing protein, whose product METLTAPHPTIAHLFDADEWSQLLMNGRIANRVHTDPVPVVKPFTPHADWVWLVAEIHPEDGDTAMGLIDNGQGFPVKGYFRLSDITDPSKPPVYKDLNFHLRPKRPLSEHYADAVKAGAITI is encoded by the coding sequence ATGGAAACCCTCACAGCCCCTCACCCGACCATCGCCCATCTGTTTGATGCCGACGAGTGGAGCCAGTTGCTCATGAACGGCCGGATCGCCAACCGCGTTCACACCGACCCCGTTCCGGTCGTCAAACCCTTCACGCCTCATGCGGACTGGGTTTGGCTTGTGGCCGAGATCCACCCCGAGGACGGCGACACCGCCATGGGCCTGATCGACAATGGCCAGGGCTTTCCGGTCAAAGGCTATTTCCGCCTGTCCGACATCACCGACCCATCCAAGCCCCCGGTTTACAAAGACCTCAACTTTCACCTGCGCCCCAAGCGGCCCCTCTCGGAGCATTACGCCGACGCCGTGAAGGCGGGCGCGATCACGATCTAG